AAGTGTTAGAGTGTTAGAAGCAGGCTAGATGttttcaaaatatgaaaatatgaaaatgccattttcttatttaaaaaatatagatagatagatagatagatagatagatagatagctttTCTCTTTACTCTATCAATTTATGGAGACAAATATTCATTTATGACATTTCAAATCTCACATTCCCAATTCCTAATCAAACTAGCATTGGATTTTGTGTTTAACGTGGGCTTAGTTTCAGCAGTAAGCCAGGATCAATACAATGTTTGCACACAACATGGCCATTGAATGTGATCAACTTAAACAGAGGAAAACCGTTTTCTGCAACACCAGTCAGACACTCCTTTCACTTTACAATCTCCAAAGTAAAGCACTAAAGCAATCTGATCCTGTGGCAGGGTCTGGCTCAAAGTGAGAATTGCAAAGCCACTCAACATCAAACAAAATGCAGCAGTTCCTCAGGTGCGCCTCAGTGACACCACTGGGAGGCGTTCAATTTAATGTCGGAAAAACACATCTGGTGACAACTGACAGATTCAGTCACTTACCCAGAAAACTGAGTAGAAAAGTGAACGTATTCATCGAAGggtgtgtgtaaagtgtgtgagtgcacgtcTGTATCTGCAGGCTTGTATGTGATGTACTTATTGATACTGAGTAGGGCTGCCTTGGATGTGAAAATCAAAATTACATAGAAGGATTAGTCTGCAGATTCAAGTTTTTGCAATGCAAAAAGTAGAGGCAGAACTGCTGTGGAGGCAGAAATATTCTTACTAGTTagattaaaccttttttttttttcagtgcatgttACCTGAAGCTATAGGGATGTGCCAGAGGACTTTCCCCAGCACTTTCGGTCTTTGCCTTCATTTGCAAAGTGTTAAGAGTTTCCTGGGAGTCTTAtagggatggtaaacccagttaaatttgaacttttattttctattattcTTGAGGCCTGTCTTCAttcaccaagatttgagagttcatAAAACTCATTAACCATGACAAATTTTAGTTTGAGGGTTTGACTTTTCTATAGTAgcacattccagcagggctgaggGGGCTTTAGTTCTCCTGAAGGTGGAGTAGAAGAACTGATCAAACGGGGAAGGACGACTGAAAACGAAGGTGTTCTGATGGACCACCCAACTCTAATGtgtgaaagtagcttttaatcCCAGGCAGAACCAATCATTTGACTGAGGAGAAATCAGTCTATATGCCCCTCTCTGCATGGAAAGGACTTCTGATTCTCACAGCTTTGTGATGTTTTCTACATCCAGTGactatgaaaaataacattttaatgagaaaaaattCCATACTTTATATTTTAGTTTGACATCCGTTTGACAAACTCACAGGAGAAACTGTCCTCTAatgtgacagtttttttttttttttttctcctaggACTTGCCTGCACTCttcagacaaaatcaaacatgtcaAGTTCTGGGGATGGAATGGGGACTTAAAtacaaaaagaggaaagagaatcAAGAAACTGTTGAGAGCAGATTCAGGTTTATTGCCGTCAACTACAGCCGTAGCTGTGACATGTGACTTCCTTTAAGATAGAAAGCACAGTGCAAGATCCAGCAAGCAGCAGTTGCCGAGCGTGACCTGTAGTATGTCACGCTGAATGTACTGATGGCACCGAGACAGTGGGGGGCCCCATATCAAGTTCTGCTACAGGCCCCATAAAGGCTTGAGCCAGCCCTGGACATCATCTTCAACTATGAGCTGGACCCCCTGGCCTGTCCTGGAGAGCTTTCCACGCCTGCTACGATTGTTCAGagggtgtgtttgctgtgtttgcaaTGAACTGTGGTCATGTCAAGCCCTTCTAGACTTGAACTTGAGGTGATTGGAGAAAGCTGCCTAGTGTGTCTCTACTTTAAGTGGCAAACCTGAATGGCCGAGATCTTCATTGGTTAGATAATATAGCAGTACAGTAATTCAGTTTGTAAGACAATGCGTTCATTAACATAAAATAGCATGGAGAGTTACAAACTTTTGTGCTATGTAAATCTGGAGACATTTTCAGAGAGTTTTTAGAGACATGCAGCTGTGTGCATTAATGGTTGAGGCTCATGTGCTGAAACTCTGCTCATCAGTTGTGTTTGGCTCATTGCACAGAGAGGTGTGCAGGTGACTGGCAGCTGTGTAGGAGGCTCTGCCTGGCAGACTGCACTGAGGGAACAAAAGGCCCTCAGGCTCACTTTCAACTGGGAAGGTCAGCTAAGGTAACTAGCTACTCTAGATCAGTTATTTTCAAACTATGGCTCCCGACACACTGCTGGGTCCCAGCATGGAGACAGATGGGTCGTGGGAAGCATCGAGGCACTCTTTTGTCAGTAATAGAAATGTTTTAGTCATGGAATGTAGGCCTACAATGGTAGGGGGCACAGTGTCTGCATCCATCAGACCTGTCTAAAAACAATAGCAATCATATACTCCAAAATCAAAAAGACACCATGTAGAGTGTAATGAATCGTTTTGCAGCCTGTTGGCTCATACAAAATGTATGAGCAAATTATTATTAGTTAATTCAAAATGTTGTTGAAGAGCAAAAATTGTCTATACATTAGCTTTCTGGTAATGATTTTTTGATTAATattgtctgaaaaatgaaaaagtacaaCTGGAgtgatctgtttttgcatacaAAGACTGAAGGATCATTGAGATTCACCATAGGCctactgaatgaatgaatgtaagtgCATTGAGAGCAACTTTATTTCTCCCAAACTCTGTGGAGTTTGGGCTGCCCTGCTCTAGATAACCTAACATTTGTTTCAGCACACAGCAGGAATTCAAGGCTTTATAATATCGGCTACATCTTGTCTTGTTCTTTATCTTTTTCAGTGGTACTAAGTGTATCATAACTCAGCCAATGAAACAGTGTCATCCCCCAGAGCTCCTGCACCTctgagaaatgaaacaaaacccCCAGCTGTGACTAATGCCCACAGTCCACAGTCCAGAGGGTTTCTTTTTTGGGACTGAGGATTGATGGTACAGTATCATAGCCTGCCATGGGGATCAATTACCTGAAAATGGATGAATCTGAGGACACCTAGCTGACTTGAAAAGATTATTGGCTGAGATTAGTGGATCAGAACCTACTCATCAATTTTAGGAGGACAGAAGGGCAAACTCTGTCACTGAATATTCATAACAGTCGCTGCAGCCCTTGAAATGAGAACACCGATGGCAGAATTGATCACAATGATCTGAACACACTTTTAGATGTGTGTAATAGGAGGATGTGTGTTATGTTGTctgtttggagagagagagagggaggaggctgTGCCTCCAGGTGTGGTCCTGACTTATTGTGGGTGTAGTGGTGCTTGTTTCTCTACAGAAAATTAATGTCGACTAAAAAgaattcatgtttgtttttaatgtaaaatgtgtcttGATgggaatgtgtgaatgtgtttgtgagcCCCGTCAAAGAAGAATTTCTGTCACCATTTGGGACAGACAATAaagtattctattctattcttttctattctagaTGATAATGGATCTAGATGATATGGAGCTTTTCATGACAGCCGGGCCATGTGTGCTGTCCTTGAATATAGGAGCCAGCCGAGCTCACTGCAACAAGGGAAGAAATGAgatttaattgaattgaacaTTTCTCTGCTAAAACTGCAGCTCTCTTACTttaattttctcctttttttttttttttttttacctcagcaTCAGGAAAGGAGGCATAGTAATGAAAGATGTTATTAAGATCTGACACTCTCAATATGATTTTCTGATATTTCCATAATCTATGCACTGAATTGCAATTATCAGCCTATTAATTCCAGGTAAACTGCAGACAGATGGAGGGTATCCATTAGTTCTTTGCAATAGCAGCATCAGCAGAGATTTCATTAAAGATCACCCAACAATCAGCAGAGATTTCATTAATCTTCATTACTGCTCTTTTAATGACACTGTTGAAGTACAGGATAACCTATTCACAAAAGAGGGCATTAATTTAATCAGCTGGGAcagcatatttcacattttctagCCTACAGTTTATGCATATATGGCCAGTGCATTAATTATCCATGCTGATTCAATATATCGTTATCACCCTCATTTGCAATGTGCTTCAAAATGACACGCTGGAGATTAATTTGgagatataatttttttttttcgattagTCCAGCATGTCTATGCATGCCTTTCCCCCCAGCTGAATTTTGCCAGGCCTGATCGTGCCGTTGACATGAGGTCTATGGTGAGTTCATCAAAGTTAAAATTAATCACTTTAATTAGTGTTAATCATCGCTCCCCTCAGCGTgggaaagatttttttccctcttttttgcGTTCGCCTCCTCCAAGAATATTTTCCTCCACATTCATGTCACTGGAGTCGTCAGGAAATATTTACAAACGTGTACAcaagatagatttttttttattcagaaatcatgagtgtgtgttaaagtgGTGACGTCAGGAGCAAAGAGCAGCGGCAGTGAGCGGGGAGGCGGATAACCAAGAGACAACCTGTGCCGGTGCGCATCTTTCCAAACTTCTCCATCATTCCAAGATTCCGCGTGGGGGAAAAAACACGAGGAGACACAGCCAGGAGGAGCGATGAATAACAAGTCAATCAGTTTAAACACGAGTCCGCCCCGGGCCAGCAGCGGCTCCGGGACTGTGGATCATGAACTGGTTATCACCTCCACTTTCGGGACGCTGCTCTCCGTTGTCTACATAATCGGAGTGTCGGGAAATGTGTACACTCTGGTGGTGATGTGTCATTCAATCCGTTTTGCCACTTCTATGTACATCTCCATCATCAACCTGGCCCTGGCGGACCTGCTCTACCTTTCCACCATCCCGTTCGTGGTGTCCACCTACTTCCTAAAGGACTGGTACTTCGGGGATGTGGGCTGTCGCATCCTCCTCAGCCTGGACCTGCTCACCATGCACGCCAGCATCTTCACCCTCACCGTCATGTGCACGGAGCGCTATCTGGCCGTCACCAAGCCGCTGGACACGGTCAGGCGCTCCAAGAGTTACCGCAAAGCTCTGGCTTGGGGCGTCTGGCTGCTGTCCCTCTTCCTCACCGTGCCCATGATGGTGATGGTTGCCCAGACTACGAAGAGCACGCCGGACGGGGGGGTCAAGAGGATGTGCGCACCCACCTGGGCACCCCTGGCTTACAAGGTATACGTGACCGTCCTGTTTGGCACCAGCATCATGGCACCGGGGCTCATCATCGGCTACCTGTACGTCAAATTAGCCCGCACTTACTTAGAGTCCCAGCGCAACTCTGTCATCAGCAAGGGCGGCAAGCGCTCCCCGAAGCAGAAAGTGCTGATCATGATTTTCACCATCGTGCTGGTGTTCTGGGCGTGCTTCCTGCCCTTTTGGATCTGGCAGCTGTTGCCCCTGTACCACACCAAGCCCCTGAGCCTGGCCTCGCAGACGCACACCTGCATCAACTACCTGGTGGCGAGCCTCACCTACAGCAACAGCTGCATTAACCCTTTCCTCTACACCCTCCTCACCAAGAACTACAGGGAGTACCTGAAGAACAGGCACAGGAGCTTCTACCGGTACACGTCCTCGTTCAAGCAGCGGCCGCCCAGCCTGTACTCCTGGGGCAAGTCGGCGTCCTCCAGCAATCAGTTTGAGTTCAACTCGGAGACGCTGGTCATGGGGACGCTGAAGTGACCGTGAGCCAAGTGTCAAGGCAGAGAAAGCAACTGCAACAGGTAAACAGATAACCTCTCCATTGCGCACAGGTCACCTTCACTGTGTGCGTAAAAGTACGCATGCGCTGCAGACCTGATAATGACATTATTATGTCGATTGTGATCCTTCTGTGTTCATGTTGGTACAGATCAAGATATCATTGTCAGaactttttctcatttctcgTTGTT
This genomic interval from Myripristis murdjan chromosome 19, fMyrMur1.1, whole genome shotgun sequence contains the following:
- the LOC115378048 gene encoding urotensin-2 receptor produces the protein MNNKSISLNTSPPRASSGSGTVDHELVITSTFGTLLSVVYIIGVSGNVYTLVVMCHSIRFATSMYISIINLALADLLYLSTIPFVVSTYFLKDWYFGDVGCRILLSLDLLTMHASIFTLTVMCTERYLAVTKPLDTVRRSKSYRKALAWGVWLLSLFLTVPMMVMVAQTTKSTPDGGVKRMCAPTWAPLAYKVYVTVLFGTSIMAPGLIIGYLYVKLARTYLESQRNSVISKGGKRSPKQKVLIMIFTIVLVFWACFLPFWIWQLLPLYHTKPLSLASQTHTCINYLVASLTYSNSCINPFLYTLLTKNYREYLKNRHRSFYRYTSSFKQRPPSLYSWGKSASSSNQFEFNSETLVMGTLK